A genomic region of Salinibacter pepae contains the following coding sequences:
- a CDS encoding alpha/beta hydrolase, producing the protein MRTTVLLLALSVVLAGCSTITIDEETVFQPKPSVTPETFSVDDVDLSVRSIPVADSASVNGWHLTQADAETTVLFFGGNGFYLVQSKGYLRALTRPPVNAFLWDYRGYGRSDGAPSAANVRDDALAVYDSLVARPGVSPDELLVWGHSLGSFLATHVASERTVGGVVLENPATNVDAWKSYLFPWYVRLFLGVEVDPALQQDDNLERVRSLKVPLLVVGGSEDQVTNPAMARRLHAEAASENRRLIIVDGGGHNDLYEDPEVRAAYRALIDEITTEAPAQSSR; encoded by the coding sequence ATGCGCACCACCGTTCTCCTGCTGGCCCTGTCGGTCGTACTCGCCGGATGCTCCACAATCACGATCGACGAGGAAACAGTCTTTCAGCCGAAGCCGTCGGTGACGCCCGAGACGTTCTCCGTTGACGACGTCGACCTTTCGGTCCGTAGCATTCCGGTTGCGGACAGTGCCTCGGTCAACGGCTGGCACCTCACGCAGGCGGACGCCGAGACGACCGTCCTCTTCTTCGGGGGCAATGGGTTTTATCTCGTCCAGTCGAAGGGGTACTTGCGCGCCCTGACGCGCCCCCCGGTGAACGCGTTTCTCTGGGACTACCGCGGGTACGGACGGAGCGACGGCGCGCCCAGCGCCGCGAACGTCCGCGACGACGCGCTCGCGGTGTACGACTCCCTGGTCGCGCGTCCGGGGGTCTCGCCGGACGAACTTCTGGTCTGGGGGCACTCGCTGGGCAGCTTCCTGGCCACGCACGTCGCGTCCGAACGCACGGTGGGTGGGGTCGTGCTCGAAAACCCGGCCACGAACGTCGACGCCTGGAAGAGCTACCTCTTCCCGTGGTACGTCCGGCTCTTCCTCGGCGTTGAGGTGGATCCGGCCCTGCAGCAGGACGACAACCTGGAGCGGGTTCGGTCCCTAAAGGTCCCCCTACTCGTGGTGGGGGGCAGTGAGGACCAGGTCACGAACCCGGCCATGGCCCGGCGCCTGCACGCGGAGGCGGCGAGCGAGAACCGCCGGCTCATCATCGTGGACGGAGGGGGCCACAATGACCTCTACGAAGACCCGGAGGTGCGGGCGGCGTATCGCGCCCTGATCGACGAGATCACCACGGAGGCCCCGGCCCAGTCGTCCCGGTAG
- a CDS encoding gamma carbonic anhydrase family protein, whose product MIKPFLGVEPTHDDTNYIAETAALVGDVILGRDASIWHHCTLRGDVNWIRVGPETNVQDHTVVHVTHGTAPADIGARVTIGHGAIVHGCTVEDEVLVGMGATILDHAVIGRHSIVGAQALVTKGTRVPPRSLVLGQPADVVRTVTDEEVAGIQAGADNYLRYGDVHAGTERPAENPWYDPV is encoded by the coding sequence ATGATCAAGCCTTTTCTGGGCGTCGAGCCCACGCACGACGACACGAACTACATCGCGGAGACGGCCGCCCTCGTCGGAGACGTCATTCTGGGGCGCGACGCGAGCATCTGGCACCACTGCACCCTCCGAGGGGACGTGAACTGGATCCGGGTGGGGCCCGAGACCAACGTACAGGACCACACGGTCGTCCACGTCACGCACGGCACGGCGCCGGCCGACATCGGCGCGCGGGTCACAATTGGACACGGGGCCATTGTGCACGGGTGCACCGTCGAGGATGAGGTGCTGGTGGGCATGGGGGCGACGATCTTGGACCACGCCGTGATTGGCCGCCACAGCATCGTGGGGGCGCAGGCGCTGGTGACGAAGGGCACCCGGGTGCCGCCCCGGTCGCTCGTCCTCGGCCAGCCCGCCGACGTGGTGCGGACGGTGACGGACGAAGAGGTGGCGGGAATTCAGGCGGGCGCGGACAACTACCTGCGCTACGGCGACGTGCACGCCGGAACGGAGAGGCCGGCCGAGAATCCGTGGTACGATCCGGTGTAG
- a CDS encoding AI-2E family transporter — MAASSPDSYISRRPYVTMGLAVAGVLVLVVATQLVEVLFTVFAGILLAVFLAGVTQELTEDTRLPRPLAVALTLIGLGGVLVGLWALAGPDISEQASALATLLPDAAERLASRIRTTVQRYGWMQRYVTPSQLLPPVSSVLGRVTNVFRDTLNLLVNGFIILFIGIYGGAAPQSYLDGVVQLVPPPSRPRARDVLSALGRALRWWLTGRLILMLIVGVLTAVGLRVVGIPSPIALGLLAALFSFVPYLGPVLSVLPALLVASLIGPTEVLYVILVYGAVQLLESYLISPLVQQQAVHIPPATVITAQFIGGVSAGAGGVLLATPFAIVVIVLVQTLYVEDVLGDEVSLLGEH, encoded by the coding sequence ATGGCTGCGTCGTCCCCCGACTCGTACATCTCACGCCGCCCCTACGTGACGATGGGGCTGGCCGTAGCGGGGGTACTCGTCCTCGTCGTCGCAACGCAGTTGGTCGAGGTACTGTTTACCGTTTTCGCCGGCATTCTGCTGGCCGTGTTTCTCGCGGGGGTGACCCAGGAGTTGACCGAGGACACCCGCCTGCCCCGCCCCCTCGCTGTCGCCCTCACGCTGATTGGACTGGGGGGCGTGCTCGTGGGCCTCTGGGCGTTGGCCGGGCCCGACATTTCCGAGCAGGCGAGTGCCCTGGCCACCTTGCTGCCGGACGCGGCCGAGCGCCTCGCCTCCCGCATCCGCACAACCGTTCAGCGGTACGGTTGGATGCAACGATACGTGACCCCCAGTCAGCTCTTGCCGCCGGTCTCCAGCGTCCTGGGCCGCGTGACCAACGTATTTCGGGACACCCTCAACCTCCTCGTCAACGGGTTCATCATCCTTTTCATTGGCATCTACGGCGGGGCGGCCCCGCAGTCGTACCTCGATGGTGTGGTTCAGCTGGTCCCGCCCCCCTCGCGCCCCCGGGCCCGGGACGTTCTCTCCGCGCTTGGGCGGGCCCTGCGCTGGTGGCTCACCGGCCGGCTGATTCTCATGCTGATCGTCGGGGTGCTGACGGCCGTCGGGTTGCGGGTGGTCGGCATTCCGTCCCCCATCGCCCTCGGGCTCCTCGCCGCTCTCTTTTCCTTCGTGCCGTACCTGGGGCCCGTCCTGTCCGTACTGCCGGCCCTGCTCGTGGCCTCCCTGATTGGGCCCACGGAGGTGCTCTACGTCATTCTGGTCTACGGGGCGGTGCAGTTGCTGGAAAGCTACCTCATTTCCCCGCTCGTGCAGCAGCAGGCCGTCCACATCCCGCCCGCCACCGTCATTACGGCCCAGTTCATCGGGGGCGTGAGCGCCGGGGCCGGGGGCGTGCTCCTGGCCACCCCCTTCGCCATCGTCGTGATCGTGCTCGTGCAGACGCTTTACGTGGAGGACGTGCTGGGCGATGAGGTCTCGCTTCTGGGCGAGCACTGA
- a CDS encoding SLC13 family permease, protein MAPDSTPLRQQMGLAGGALLCGVLLLVPGPEGLDPAGWRTAAVGVLMAVWWVTEALPISATALVPLVLCPLLGITDIEGAAAPYANPLIVLFLGGFLLAQAMQRWRLHRRVALGIVQGIGTEPRSIIIGFLLASALLSMWVSNTATALMMLPIGLSIIDFVRDQLEARGETMPPHFPLVLLLGIAYACNVGGMGTLIGTPPNALLAGFFSETYGVEVGFAQWMVVGLPLVAVALPLVYLVLTWVYPIELDRLPGGTRVIDAEWERLGRMTTAEGRVAAVFVLTATLWGTRPLFADLLPGLSDAGIAVGAGLLLFALPAGTEARALLVWEDAEELPWGVLLLFGGGLSLASAISDTGLAAWIGEGVNALRGGATLLVVLGAVALIVGLTEITSNTATTAAFLPILGAVAVGFGENPFLFAVPAALGASSAFMLPVATPPNAIVYGSGLLSIPEMSRAGVWLNLAFVVLVTLMAYGLLGVAFGVELGTVPAWASAGR, encoded by the coding sequence ATGGCCCCCGACTCTACCCCGCTCCGTCAGCAGATGGGTCTTGCAGGCGGCGCGCTCCTATGCGGGGTGTTGTTGCTGGTGCCGGGCCCGGAAGGACTCGACCCGGCGGGATGGCGCACCGCCGCGGTGGGGGTGCTGATGGCCGTCTGGTGGGTTACGGAGGCCCTTCCGATTTCCGCGACTGCCCTGGTGCCCCTCGTCCTGTGTCCCCTGCTGGGCATCACCGACATTGAGGGCGCCGCCGCCCCATACGCCAATCCCCTGATCGTTCTCTTTCTGGGGGGCTTCTTGCTGGCACAAGCGATGCAGCGGTGGCGGCTGCACCGCCGCGTGGCGCTCGGCATCGTGCAGGGGATTGGGACCGAGCCCCGGTCGATTATCATCGGGTTCCTCCTCGCGTCGGCCCTGTTGAGCATGTGGGTGAGCAACACGGCCACGGCGCTCATGATGCTGCCGATCGGGCTCTCGATCATCGACTTCGTTCGGGACCAACTGGAGGCCCGGGGCGAGACGATGCCGCCGCACTTTCCCCTCGTGCTTCTGCTCGGGATCGCGTACGCCTGCAATGTGGGCGGCATGGGCACCCTCATCGGCACGCCCCCGAACGCGTTGCTCGCGGGCTTTTTCTCCGAGACCTACGGCGTGGAGGTGGGCTTCGCCCAGTGGATGGTCGTTGGACTGCCGCTCGTGGCGGTGGCACTGCCCCTCGTATACCTCGTGCTCACCTGGGTCTATCCCATCGAGTTGGATCGGCTGCCGGGGGGCACCCGGGTGATCGACGCCGAGTGGGAGCGGCTGGGGCGCATGACGACGGCGGAGGGGCGGGTGGCCGCCGTCTTCGTGTTGACCGCGACCCTGTGGGGGACGCGCCCCCTGTTCGCCGACCTGCTTCCCGGACTCTCCGACGCGGGCATTGCGGTCGGGGCCGGGCTCCTGCTCTTTGCCCTGCCGGCCGGGACCGAAGCGCGTGCGCTCCTCGTCTGGGAGGACGCCGAGGAGCTGCCGTGGGGCGTGCTCCTGCTGTTCGGTGGGGGGCTCAGTCTGGCGTCCGCCATTAGCGACACCGGCCTGGCCGCCTGGATTGGGGAGGGGGTGAACGCCCTCCGTGGGGGGGCCACGCTCCTCGTGGTGCTGGGGGCGGTCGCCCTGATCGTGGGGCTCACCGAAATTACGAGCAACACGGCCACCACGGCGGCGTTTTTGCCCATCCTCGGGGCCGTGGCCGTGGGGTTCGGGGAAAATCCGTTCCTGTTTGCGGTGCCGGCCGCCCTGGGGGCGAGCAGTGCGTTTATGCTCCCGGTGGCCACCCCGCCGAACGCCATCGTCTACGGGAGCGGACTGCTCTCCATTCCCGAGATGAGCCGGGCCGGCGTCTGGCTCAACCTTGCATTTGTCGTCCTGGTCACCCTGATGGCGTACGGGCTGCTCGGGGTGGCCTTCGGGGTCGAACTCGGGACGGTCCCGGCGTGGGCCTCGGCCGGGCGGTAG